In one Rugosibacter aromaticivorans genomic region, the following are encoded:
- a CDS encoding MBL fold metallo-hydrolase — protein sequence MNLLDYSHGIYAFDSGYLRPNLVAVHLIESAGRVAFVDTGTFETLPHALAALERLGLTPEAVDYVMLTHIHLDHAGGAGVMMAVFPNARLVVHPRGARHMAEPSKLMVGVEAVYGKERTRELYGELKPIAAERIIEAHDGTRLRLGERELLCIDTPGHARHHIAIFDTQSRGIFTGDTLGISYRELVVDGRPFLFPTTSPSQFDPLAMCASVERMMVLQPEAAYLTHFGRLSEPHRHAPELLHRMDDFVRIAKDAARDAAQKVGAGGTAANTLHEIINAALSTNLRDYLLTAARTHGSRLSDDELMSILHIDIDLNAQGLALWAAMAV from the coding sequence ATGAATTTGCTCGATTATTCCCACGGCATTTATGCGTTTGACTCAGGTTATCTGCGCCCCAATCTTGTTGCCGTACACCTGATAGAAAGCGCTGGCCGCGTGGCGTTTGTTGATACGGGTACATTTGAAACCCTGCCACATGCGCTGGCCGCATTAGAGCGCCTTGGCCTCACGCCCGAGGCCGTGGATTACGTCATGCTCACGCACATCCATCTCGATCACGCCGGTGGCGCGGGCGTGATGATGGCAGTCTTCCCTAACGCCCGACTGGTGGTGCATCCGCGCGGCGCGCGACACATGGCCGAGCCGTCGAAACTGATGGTTGGGGTCGAGGCCGTGTATGGCAAAGAACGCACACGGGAACTCTATGGCGAGCTCAAACCGATTGCCGCCGAGCGCATCATCGAAGCGCACGACGGCACGCGCCTGCGCTTGGGCGAGCGCGAGCTGCTGTGCATCGACACGCCCGGCCATGCCCGCCACCACATCGCCATTTTCGATACGCAGTCGAGAGGCATCTTTACCGGGGATACCTTAGGCATCAGCTATCGCGAACTCGTGGTCGATGGCCGCCCATTTCTCTTTCCCACCACCTCGCCTTCGCAGTTCGATCCCCTCGCCATGTGCGCTTCGGTCGAACGCATGATGGTGCTGCAACCGGAAGCTGCCTACCTCACACATTTCGGACGCTTGTCCGAGCCGCATCGGCATGCGCCGGAGCTGTTGCATCGCATGGATGATTTCGTTCGCATTGCTAAAGATGCAGCACGTGATGCCGCACAAAAAGTCGGTGCTGGTGGCACGGCGGCAAATACCTTGCACGAGATCATTAACGCCGCCCTTAGCACCAACCTGCGCGACTATCTGCTCACCGCAGCTCGCACTCACGGCTCACGCTTGAGCGACGACGAACTCATGTCCATTCTGCACATTGACATTGATCTCAACGCGCAAGGGTTGGCGCTCTGGGCCGCAATGGCAGTTTGA
- a CDS encoding TonB-dependent receptor domain-containing protein, with translation MHHSFRVTALTAAVFAAFSAHATEETDPAAVVVIATRQPSRISSLTTDVTLIDRTAIEEAGPNATLGDLLTRVPGIELSRQGSRGSPEGVFIRGANTGHTLVLIDGFRASSATLGQTAIESLPLSQIERIEVLRGAASALYGSEAIGGVIRITTRPSADSPRLDVSLGAGSRGAQEASLAHAGHFGQFDYALRLSDSHSRGVSAITNQSSSAFNADKDGFWRRTMALHVNWRPSEKTEIGAQWFETDGMNRFDADGFPPFGPPASSDWQTRHKITNYAAHAKTQLVDNWSSELRVGRSEDNSVSTPSFTLGQANDSFKTRQDQFVWQNDINLPLGKALVAIETLREEIASTNIYTGTQRTTDSLVLGWNGSAGAHSWQVAARHDDNSQFGGKTTQTLGYGFRFAPAWRISANTGTSFKAPTFNDLYFPNTPFVGVGNPALQPETGRSQELALHYEEGSTQASLTAFRNTIRNLIQWEESPPGSFFYTPRNVGQARITGWTAATSTRLAGWTLGGHLTVQDPKDTDTGEYLIRRAKKFATLSLGQDTGRWSWGGEIQGSGPRYDAPDFFTKKNTKKMGGYGVVNLHGEYQFDHGWSVFSRVDNLFDKRYELATSSTTNYASLGTTVFAGVRFVLK, from the coding sequence ATGCATCATTCATTCCGTGTCACCGCCCTTACCGCAGCTGTCTTTGCTGCATTCTCCGCCCACGCCACAGAAGAAACCGATCCCGCAGCTGTGGTGGTCATCGCCACCCGCCAGCCGAGCCGTATCAGTTCCTTAACCACAGACGTCACACTGATTGACCGTACTGCGATTGAAGAAGCCGGACCGAATGCCACCCTCGGCGACCTGCTGACGCGCGTACCCGGCATCGAGCTTTCTCGCCAGGGAAGTCGCGGCTCACCTGAAGGCGTATTCATACGCGGGGCCAATACCGGCCACACCCTGGTGCTGATCGACGGCTTCCGTGCCAGCTCCGCCACGCTGGGCCAGACGGCTATCGAGTCGCTCCCTTTGTCGCAAATCGAACGCATTGAAGTCCTGCGCGGCGCAGCCTCCGCACTATATGGCTCTGAGGCCATCGGCGGCGTTATTCGCATTACCACCCGGCCCTCCGCCGATAGCCCACGTCTCGATGTCAGCCTGGGCGCAGGCAGCCGTGGCGCACAGGAAGCCTCTCTGGCCCATGCCGGACACTTCGGGCAGTTCGATTATGCGTTACGGCTAAGCGACTCGCACAGCCGTGGGGTTTCTGCCATCACCAACCAATCCAGTTCTGCTTTCAACGCCGACAAAGATGGTTTTTGGCGCCGCACGATGGCACTGCACGTCAACTGGCGACCAAGTGAAAAAACCGAAATCGGCGCCCAATGGTTCGAGACCGATGGCATGAACCGCTTTGATGCCGACGGCTTCCCTCCCTTTGGACCACCCGCTAGCTCTGATTGGCAAACCCGCCACAAGATCACCAATTATGCAGCTCACGCCAAGACGCAACTCGTCGACAACTGGAGCAGTGAACTCCGCGTTGGCCGTAGCGAAGATAACAGTGTGTCAACGCCCTCCTTTACCCTTGGGCAAGCAAATGACAGCTTCAAGACACGGCAGGATCAGTTTGTCTGGCAGAACGACATTAACCTGCCGCTTGGCAAAGCACTGGTTGCCATAGAAACCTTGCGCGAAGAAATCGCCTCGACCAACATTTACACAGGCACGCAGCGCACGACCGATTCGCTCGTTCTCGGCTGGAATGGCAGCGCCGGTGCACACTCCTGGCAAGTCGCTGCACGTCATGATGACAACTCCCAGTTTGGCGGCAAGACGACGCAAACATTGGGTTACGGTTTCCGCTTTGCTCCCGCCTGGCGCATTTCCGCAAATACAGGAACGTCGTTCAAGGCCCCCACCTTCAACGATCTGTATTTTCCGAACACGCCCTTCGTTGGCGTCGGCAATCCCGCTCTGCAACCCGAAACAGGCCGCAGTCAGGAACTCGCCTTGCACTATGAAGAAGGCAGCACCCAGGCATCGCTCACCGCCTTTCGCAACACCATTCGCAACCTGATTCAATGGGAAGAGTCTCCTCCCGGTTCGTTCTTCTACACACCGCGCAATGTTGGCCAGGCGCGGATTACTGGCTGGACTGCCGCCACATCGACGCGCCTCGCCGGCTGGACACTGGGTGGTCATCTCACCGTGCAGGACCCGAAAGATACGGATACCGGCGAATATCTGATACGGCGAGCGAAAAAATTTGCCACACTGTCACTCGGCCAGGATACCGGCCGTTGGTCGTGGGGCGGCGAAATTCAGGGTTCGGGGCCACGCTACGATGCGCCTGATTTTTTCACCAAGAAAAATACGAAGAAAATGGGCGGCTACGGTGTGGTCAATCTTCATGGCGAATATCAGTTCGATCACGGCTGGTCGGTCTTTTCCCGCGTAGACAATCTTTTCGACAAGCGCTATGAGTTGGCAACCAGCTCGACAACCAACTATGCCTCGCTCGGCACGACCGTGTTCGCCGGGGTACGCTTCGTGCTGAAATAA
- a CDS encoding FecCD family ABC transporter permease, protein MPSRRRALTVLALLLALVGVSFVVALAAGSIPVTTHDLLAALFGGTFDGNFNSAGETSLAVEVIRGLRLPRALGAFACGGLLALAGALMQVLLRNPLADPYVLGISGGAAVGALLAMLAGLALWFVDLAAFAGAFAAMLIVFGLAHGDSSWTRTRLLLTGVIVAAGCGAAVALMLSIAPEAQLRGMLFWLMGDAGQISEPRPALVVLATGLALALPFARELNLLARGDVLAQTLGVSVNHVKRGVYFLAALTTATAVTTAGSIGFIGLIVPHLTRLGLMKLGWGNDQRLLLPAAALVGGSLLLLADTLARTVVAPQQLPVGVLTALIGVPVFLFLLGHDKHA, encoded by the coding sequence ATGCCCTCCCGCCGCCGCGCCCTCACCGTTCTTGCCCTGCTCCTCGCGTTGGTGGGGGTGAGTTTCGTTGTGGCGCTGGCGGCGGGGAGCATTCCGGTCACAACACATGATTTGCTTGCTGCACTGTTCGGTGGAACGTTTGATGGGAATTTTAATAGTGCGGGCGAGACTTCCTTGGCCGTGGAAGTCATTCGCGGTTTGCGTCTGCCGCGTGCGCTGGGGGCCTTCGCCTGCGGTGGCCTGCTGGCGCTGGCGGGCGCGCTGATGCAAGTGCTGTTGCGTAATCCGCTGGCTGACCCGTATGTACTGGGCATTTCCGGCGGCGCGGCGGTCGGCGCGCTGTTGGCGATGCTCGCCGGGCTGGCACTCTGGTTCGTTGACCTGGCTGCGTTTGCCGGTGCCTTTGCAGCAATGCTCATCGTGTTCGGCTTGGCGCATGGCGACAGCAGCTGGACGCGCACGCGGCTGCTCCTCACCGGTGTCATCGTCGCCGCCGGTTGTGGCGCGGCGGTTGCCTTGATGCTATCGATTGCACCGGAAGCCCAGTTGCGTGGCATGCTCTTCTGGCTAATGGGCGATGCCGGACAAATCAGCGAGCCGCGTCCGGCGCTCGTGGTGCTGGCCACGGGGCTTGCCCTGGCGCTGCCCTTTGCCCGCGAGCTCAACCTTCTGGCGCGTGGCGATGTGCTGGCGCAAACGCTGGGCGTCTCGGTTAATCACGTCAAACGCGGGGTGTATTTTCTTGCCGCGCTGACCACTGCCACCGCCGTCACCACGGCGGGCAGCATTGGTTTCATTGGCCTCATCGTGCCGCATCTGACGCGCTTGGGGCTAATGAAGCTGGGCTGGGGAAATGATCAGCGCCTGCTGTTGCCCGCTGCCGCGCTCGTGGGTGGCAGCCTCTTGCTCTTGGCCGACACGCTGGCGCGCACGGTGGTTGCGCCGCAACAGTTGCCTGTTGGCGTGCTCACCGCGCTGATCGGCGTGCCGGTGTTTCTGTTTCTGCTTGGCCACGACAAACACGCATGA
- a CDS encoding ABC transporter ATP-binding protein has product MAPLIFTRNLSVRIGGHSICRALNWQVNPGERWAVLGKNGVGKSTLLATLAGLRAPDAGELTIGGVSLAPTFHSAAHRHLAKIRGYLTQHQTDPFPSTVMETALIGRHPHLGRWDWESAADREIARAALAEVDLADFSEREVQTLSGGERQRLAVAQLLTQQPPLFLLDEPLTHLDLSHQVAVMELFTRQAAAGATVVAVLHDPGFAVRYCEHALLLFGNGEWLAGPATDIVTTENLSRLYGHPLRELRAEELRWFVPL; this is encoded by the coding sequence ATGGCGCCATTAATTTTCACCCGCAATTTATCTGTGCGCATTGGCGGCCACTCCATTTGCCGCGCGCTGAACTGGCAGGTTAACCCTGGCGAGCGCTGGGCGGTTCTCGGCAAAAATGGCGTCGGCAAATCCACCCTGCTGGCCACTCTCGCCGGTTTGCGGGCGCCAGATGCTGGCGAATTGACCATAGGCGGCGTCTCGCTGGCGCCGACTTTCCATAGCGCAGCACATCGTCATCTGGCAAAAATACGCGGCTATCTCACCCAGCACCAAACGGATCCCTTTCCCTCGACCGTGATGGAAACCGCGCTGATCGGCCGCCATCCGCATCTGGGGCGCTGGGATTGGGAGTCCGCGGCCGACCGCGAGATCGCCCGCGCAGCACTTGCCGAAGTCGATCTCGCCGATTTTTCTGAACGCGAAGTGCAAACGCTGTCTGGCGGCGAGCGGCAGCGGCTGGCGGTGGCGCAACTCCTGACACAACAACCGCCGCTCTTCCTGCTCGACGAACCGCTCACTCACCTCGATCTGTCGCATCAGGTCGCGGTCATGGAACTCTTCACACGCCAGGCGGCCGCAGGCGCAACGGTAGTTGCCGTACTGCACGACCCCGGCTTTGCCGTACGTTACTGCGAGCACGCCCTGCTTCTGTTTGGCAACGGCGAATGGCTTGCGGGGCCTGCCACTGACATCGTCACAACAGAGAACTTAAGTCGGCTCTATGGCCACCCCCTACGCGAATTGCGTGCCGAGGAGTTGCGCTGGTTTGTTCCCCTCTGA
- a CDS encoding energy-coupling factor ABC transporter permease: MHIEPGYVSATKIALANTAAIGVLGSQSLQLVRQPQLIVRTLLAAVFFTFFMQLYHLPVGPSELHFVGAMPIYLTLGFVPTLIGFGLGLLLQGLLFTPTDLVHLGINTLSLAVPLCLLHATLGKRLQKLDVKTILTLDATYYSGVTLMVGFWLAIGEVATPFAAWAGFAASYISLVLIEPVFTWVIVKGLARYKDSTILRYCFELRAA, from the coding sequence ATGCACATCGAACCAGGTTACGTTTCCGCCACCAAAATCGCCTTGGCCAATACCGCCGCCATCGGCGTGCTGGGCAGCCAGTCATTGCAGCTGGTTCGTCAGCCGCAACTGATTGTCCGCACGCTGCTGGCCGCTGTTTTCTTCACCTTTTTCATGCAGCTGTATCACCTGCCCGTGGGGCCGTCCGAGCTGCATTTCGTCGGCGCCATGCCGATCTACCTCACCCTGGGTTTCGTTCCCACGCTGATCGGCTTCGGTCTCGGCCTGCTGCTGCAGGGACTGCTCTTTACTCCCACTGACCTGGTGCATCTGGGGATCAATACCCTCTCCCTGGCCGTTCCCCTCTGCCTGCTGCATGCAACCCTGGGCAAGCGGCTGCAGAAGCTCGATGTCAAGACCATCCTCACGCTGGACGCCACTTACTACAGCGGCGTCACCCTGATGGTGGGTTTTTGGCTGGCTATCGGCGAAGTCGCCACACCGTTTGCCGCCTGGGCTGGCTTCGCAGCCTCCTACATCAGTCTGGTTCTGATCGAGCCCGTGTTCACCTGGGTGATCGTCAAGGGCCTGGCCCGCTACAAGGACAGCACCATCCTCCGCTACTGCTTTGAGCTGCGCGCGGCTTAA
- the cobM gene encoding precorrin-4 C(11)-methyltransferase, whose protein sequence is MMGKVWFVGAGPGDPELITVKGRHLLARAGAVLFAGSLVDQAATLYAPDGCTIRDSKDMTLEQITAWLIEQAACHETVVRLQTGDPGLYGALIEMVRPLDAAGIKWAVVPGVSSAMAAAAAAGETLTLPEVTQTVIFTRVAGRTPMPPGEDLEALAAHRTTLCIFLSITLLHEVQRALRAAGWPEDAPLLVVQKASWPGREKIVRGTLADIKRRCQDEKIATQAMIIASPTLGARHWQDIVRSKLYDPAFGHRFRRASITEITEGASS, encoded by the coding sequence ATGATGGGAAAAGTCTGGTTTGTCGGCGCCGGTCCCGGCGACCCCGAACTGATTACGGTCAAGGGCCGTCATCTGCTCGCGCGCGCCGGGGCCGTGCTGTTTGCCGGATCGCTGGTCGATCAGGCGGCGACGCTTTATGCACCCGACGGCTGCACCATCCGCGACTCGAAAGACATGACGCTCGAGCAAATCACCGCCTGGCTGATCGAGCAGGCGGCATGTCATGAAACGGTAGTCCGCCTGCAGACTGGCGACCCCGGTCTCTACGGTGCGCTGATCGAGATGGTTCGCCCGCTCGATGCCGCGGGCATCAAGTGGGCGGTTGTTCCCGGCGTTTCTTCGGCGATGGCTGCCGCCGCGGCAGCCGGCGAAACGCTGACCCTGCCGGAAGTCACCCAGACCGTGATCTTTACCCGCGTTGCCGGCCGCACGCCGATGCCGCCGGGCGAGGATCTGGAAGCGCTGGCGGCGCATCGCACGACGCTCTGCATTTTTCTCTCCATCACCCTGCTGCACGAGGTGCAGCGTGCCTTGCGCGCCGCCGGCTGGCCGGAAGACGCGCCGCTGCTGGTCGTGCAAAAAGCCAGCTGGCCAGGGCGGGAGAAAATCGTGCGCGGCACACTGGCCGACATCAAGCGCCGTTGCCAGGACGAAAAAATCGCCACACAGGCCATGATCATTGCCAGCCCCACACTCGGCGCACGGCACTGGCAGGACATCGTCCGCTCCAAACTCTACGACCCGGCTTTCGGCCACCGCTTTCGCCGGGCATCGATCACTGAAATCACTGAGGGCGCCTCATCATGA
- a CDS encoding sirohydrochlorin chelatase: MNDTSFLLVGHGSRNREGNQEILHFAAQWRERHPEWRIEVCFIEHAEVLLNEGLDRAARNARRVIALPFILNAAGHVKMELPAALNAARLRHPGVHFDCMRHLGMGREIFAVLKGQLDGLMKQLDMPDPRTTGVILLGRGSSDTGANGELAKMARWLLEDGDHDLVDLAFTSITWPRLETVVQRQVRLGMKQICIIPVYLFTGVLIERIKAQLARLQSQYPEMAFALGTHFGFDAGIFDLLDARAAGYELAEGGLLECDGCKYRLAAEETHLHDHSHTQDRSEGHAHTHLHPTHA, translated from the coding sequence ATGAACGACACCAGCTTCCTCCTCGTCGGCCACGGCTCGCGCAACCGCGAAGGCAACCAGGAAATTCTGCATTTTGCCGCACAGTGGCGCGAGCGCCACCCTGAATGGCGGATCGAGGTTTGCTTCATCGAACACGCCGAGGTGCTGCTTAACGAAGGGCTCGACCGCGCCGCACGAAACGCGCGCCGGGTCATCGCCCTGCCCTTCATTCTCAATGCCGCAGGGCACGTCAAGATGGAATTGCCGGCCGCCCTCAACGCCGCCCGCCTGCGTCATCCCGGCGTGCACTTTGACTGCATGCGCCACCTCGGCATGGGCCGCGAGATATTTGCCGTGCTCAAGGGCCAGCTCGACGGCCTGATGAAACAACTCGATATGCCCGACCCGCGCACCACCGGCGTCATCCTGCTCGGCCGCGGCTCATCGGATACCGGCGCCAATGGCGAACTGGCGAAAATGGCGCGGTGGCTACTCGAAGATGGCGACCACGACCTGGTCGATCTGGCCTTCACCAGCATCACCTGGCCGCGCCTGGAAACCGTCGTGCAACGCCAGGTCCGCCTCGGGATGAAGCAGATTTGCATCATTCCGGTGTATCTCTTCACCGGCGTGCTGATCGAGCGCATCAAGGCACAGCTTGCCCGCCTGCAAAGCCAGTATCCGGAGATGGCCTTTGCGCTAGGCACGCACTTTGGTTTCGATGCGGGCATCTTCGACCTGCTCGACGCCAGGGCCGCCGGATACGAGCTCGCTGAAGGCGGCCTGCTCGAATGCGACGGCTGCAAGTACCGGCTGGCAGCGGAAGAAACGCACCTGCACGACCACAGCCACACACAGGATCGCAGCGAGGGCCATGCGCACACTCACCTCCATCCGACCCATGCGTAA
- a CDS encoding precorrin-8X methylmutase, protein MTINTANVVTEQLTAAGRAIEHDSFAIIDAEAGPHAAYSDEQWFIVRRMIHANADFEFNGLTEFHPDAISAGLAAILRGGTAIVADVEMICVGLSATRLAHFGLFTHQFISDADVIVQAKAEATTRAVQAMRKAHRLGLLDNAIIGIGNAPTALIEIVRLIREEDLRPALVIGMPVGFVSAAESKALLAQIDDVPWIGIRGRKGGSTLVVAAIHALLGIAESRQRNAA, encoded by the coding sequence ATGACCATCAACACCGCCAATGTCGTCACCGAGCAGCTCACTGCCGCCGGACGCGCCATCGAGCATGACTCCTTCGCCATCATCGACGCCGAAGCCGGACCTCACGCCGCCTACAGCGACGAGCAGTGGTTCATCGTGCGGCGGATGATCCACGCCAATGCCGATTTCGAATTCAACGGCCTGACCGAGTTTCACCCGGATGCGATCAGCGCGGGTCTCGCTGCCATTCTCCGGGGCGGCACCGCCATCGTCGCGGATGTCGAGATGATCTGCGTCGGTCTCTCGGCCACGCGCCTGGCGCACTTCGGCCTCTTCACGCACCAGTTCATTTCCGATGCCGACGTAATCGTGCAGGCCAAAGCCGAAGCAACTACCCGCGCCGTGCAGGCCATGCGCAAGGCCCATCGTCTCGGCCTGCTTGACAATGCCATCATCGGCATCGGCAACGCACCCACGGCGCTGATCGAAATCGTTCGCCTGATCCGCGAAGAAGACCTGCGCCCGGCACTGGTCATCGGCATGCCGGTCGGCTTCGTTTCCGCCGCCGAATCCAAGGCCCTGCTGGCACAGATCGATGACGTGCCGTGGATCGGGATTCGCGGCCGCAAGGGAGGCTCCACCCTGGTAGTGGCAGCGATCCACGCCCTTCTCGGCATTGCCGAAAGCCGGCAGAGGAATGCAGCTTGA
- a CDS encoding cobalt-precorrin-5B (C(1))-methyltransferase — translation MSAANDTHPDITPDRPPDTPPPEKVRKGTARRQRGNRTGFTTGANSAAAAIAATQGLVQGCVPEQVVCRLPNGQEVNFTIVDGRVDDHCAHAVSIKDAGDDPDATDGAHLTADVRRIPRGGGLVILKGGAGVGIVTKPGLGLEVGGPAINPVPRRNITENVERTGAALLAAGDSLEVTISVPGGEEMAKKTLNSRLGILGGISILGTTGIVRPYSTAAFRASVVQAVDVAANQGQTHVVFTTGGRTEKFAMRQLPELDESCFVQMGDFVKAAFQAANRQRMQHITVGAMVGKLSKMGQGLAVTHAWKEEVNRNLLADSAAEVGAPPDLVEEIRNAETARFAAERLQVLGLTVPFHRALAIRAIKSLRSCYPGPYQLTVLVCDFEGQPIVRVEESELV, via the coding sequence ATGTCCGCCGCCAATGACACACACCCGGACATAACCCCGGACAGGCCACCGGACACACCCCCGCCGGAAAAAGTCCGCAAGGGTACTGCCAGGCGCCAGCGCGGCAACCGCACGGGGTTCACTACCGGCGCAAATTCCGCCGCCGCCGCGATTGCCGCCACCCAGGGACTGGTGCAGGGCTGCGTGCCGGAACAGGTGGTCTGCCGCCTGCCCAACGGCCAGGAAGTTAACTTCACCATCGTCGATGGCCGGGTGGATGACCACTGCGCTCATGCGGTCAGCATCAAGGATGCCGGCGACGATCCGGACGCCACCGACGGCGCCCACCTGACGGCGGATGTACGCCGCATCCCCCGCGGCGGTGGGCTCGTCATCCTCAAAGGCGGCGCCGGTGTCGGCATCGTCACCAAACCGGGGCTGGGCCTGGAGGTCGGCGGCCCGGCAATCAACCCGGTACCGCGCCGTAATATCACTGAAAATGTCGAGCGCACCGGCGCCGCCCTGCTGGCGGCGGGCGACAGTCTGGAGGTCACCATTTCCGTCCCCGGCGGCGAGGAAATGGCCAAGAAAACGCTCAACTCGCGGCTCGGTATTCTCGGCGGCATCTCCATCCTCGGCACCACCGGCATCGTCCGCCCGTATTCCACCGCCGCCTTCCGCGCCAGCGTGGTGCAGGCCGTGGATGTCGCCGCCAATCAGGGACAAACCCACGTCGTGTTCACCACCGGCGGCCGTACCGAGAAGTTCGCCATGCGCCAGTTGCCCGAACTCGACGAATCCTGTTTCGTGCAGATGGGCGACTTCGTCAAGGCCGCCTTCCAGGCCGCCAACCGGCAGCGCATGCAGCACATCACCGTCGGCGCGATGGTCGGCAAGCTGAGCAAGATGGGTCAGGGCCTCGCTGTCACCCACGCCTGGAAGGAAGAGGTCAACCGTAATCTGCTGGCCGACTCCGCCGCCGAGGTGGGCGCACCGCCCGATCTGGTCGAGGAAATCCGCAATGCCGAAACCGCCCGTTTCGCCGCGGAGCGCCTGCAAGTCCTTGGCCTCACGGTGCCGTTTCACCGCGCCCTGGCCATCCGCGCCATCAAGAGCTTGCGCAGCTGCTACCCCGGCCCCTACCAGCTCACCGTGCTGGTCTGCGATTTTGAAGGTCAACCGATTGTCCGCGTCGAGGAGAGCGAGCTTGTCTGA
- the cbiE gene encoding precorrin-6y C5,15-methyltransferase (decarboxylating) subunit CbiE → MSEPQPPCTLLGILDDGWAGLSDAARDRLGTADVVIGAGRTLALVRPHLRDGVAVHDMGGALGKVPGWIEAARAQGLSTAVLATGDPLCHGIAAFLMGKLGREAVDIVPAPTTLQLAFARFKRPWQDYRITSCHGVDAGEWHAWAPGVTPEHGLYKLVRAVAEHPRVAAFTSPENGPDRIARALLAAGYGDDVRLSIAAHLAQADEALFADLPLASAAAQRFPDPNVVLIERSGTERRAIFGFEDADFVQRQPEKGLITKLEARAVSLAKLGLRADSMVWDIGAGSGSVGLEASRLACAGHVWAIEKNPHDAANARANARHLKVTNYTLLEGKAPTGLDAWPDPDAVFIGGSGGELAQLITLILARLKPDGRLVMNFVTFENLATATATLAAADAPWEVVQLQASRSQPILDMHRLAAQNPIWIVTARKNTENV, encoded by the coding sequence TTGTCTGAACCCCAACCACCCTGCACCCTGCTGGGCATTCTCGATGACGGCTGGGCCGGGCTGAGCGATGCCGCACGCGATCGCCTCGGCACAGCCGATGTCGTCATCGGCGCCGGCCGCACGCTGGCGCTGGTGCGCCCTCATCTGCGCGACGGTGTCGCCGTGCATGACATGGGCGGCGCCCTGGGCAAAGTACCAGGCTGGATCGAAGCCGCACGCGCCCAGGGACTATCCACCGCAGTGCTCGCCACGGGCGACCCGTTATGCCATGGCATCGCCGCCTTCCTCATGGGCAAGCTGGGCAGGGAGGCCGTGGATATTGTTCCGGCCCCGACAACCCTGCAACTCGCCTTCGCGCGTTTCAAGCGTCCCTGGCAGGACTACCGGATCACCTCCTGCCACGGCGTCGATGCGGGCGAGTGGCATGCCTGGGCGCCGGGCGTCACGCCGGAACACGGCCTCTACAAGCTGGTGCGCGCGGTTGCCGAACACCCGCGCGTCGCCGCTTTCACCAGTCCCGAAAACGGCCCTGACCGCATCGCCCGCGCCCTGCTGGCCGCCGGCTATGGCGACGACGTTCGTCTCTCGATCGCGGCGCATCTGGCGCAAGCCGATGAAGCCCTGTTCGCCGATCTCCCGTTGGCGTCAGCTGCAGCGCAACGCTTCCCCGATCCGAACGTCGTGCTCATCGAACGCAGCGGGACGGAACGCCGCGCCATTTTCGGTTTCGAGGATGCCGACTTCGTTCAGAGGCAACCTGAAAAGGGCCTGATTACCAAACTCGAAGCCCGCGCCGTTTCGCTGGCAAAACTCGGCTTGCGCGCCGACAGCATGGTCTGGGACATCGGCGCTGGCTCCGGCTCGGTCGGCCTGGAAGCTTCGCGGCTGGCCTGCGCCGGCCATGTCTGGGCCATAGAAAAAAACCCGCATGACGCCGCCAACGCGCGCGCGAACGCCCGCCACCTCAAGGTCACCAACTACACCTTGCTGGAAGGCAAAGCGCCGACAGGGCTCGACGCCTGGCCCGATCCGGATGCCGTATTCATCGGTGGTTCCGGCGGCGAGCTGGCCCAGCTCATCACGCTCATCCTCGCGCGCTTGAAACCCGATGGCCGTCTGGTGATGAATTTCGTCACCTTTGAAAACCTCGCCACCGCCACCGCCACGCTGGCCGCCGCCGACGCGCCGTGGGAGGTGGTGCAGTTGCAGGCTTCGCGCAGCCAGCCCATTCTCGACATGCACCGGCTGGCGGCGCAAAACCCGATCTGGATCGTCACTGCCCGAAAGAACACGGAAAATGTCTGA